The genomic DNA AAACATATAAAGACAAAATGCGTCTAAATGATTATGATaaagtatttgtttttaccCGGGCTGGTGGATTCGTAACTTCAACAGATCCACTGTCCGTTGAGTTGTGCTGGGCAGTGTACGTCACTTTATACGCAGTAGCGCCAAAGACAGGCGAAAAATGAACCGTGAAACTGTTCGGCGAAGTAACAGTGAAGGTAACGCTGCTTGGGGCTGAGAATATAcgtatatttaagtttaagaaaaaaactttttaacgtAAACTGAGATTTAAAAACTGAATTTCGTCTGATACATTTTTAAGCGCTGTCGTATTTTAATTGCATAAGCAACATTACGCATCTGCATAACAACCATCTGCTAACatgtagggtgggagaagatcggacaccttttctttctgttttctcgtcccatttagtagtaaactaaaaaacattcaaagaattataaaattgtatccttacaactcacatatagaccgttgttaattgtttaaaacacgatcaggatatttggatattatgtgctaaaagtgtcccatcgtcccccaccccaccccactatattcaAGCTAAGGTGGTTTATGCCTGCAAAACAACCGTAAACTTACCAGTTAATTGGCATTTACAAGATAACGGAGCCAAGACGCCAACCAACGCAATTAAAGTTGCGAACATTTCGGCAATCCTAACTTAGGATTCCACAAGAAAACTTTATATGAAAGATGCTTCGTAAAAAATACAAGCCTTAAATGATGGCGTACTAATGCTGCAATTACCTACAAACAAGTTAGCAGCTGCATCGTATTTATAACCTCAAATCTAATATTTATAACCTCAAATCTAATCTGTCTATTTATAACCTCAAATCTAATGAAATACAACGAGTGACACTCAGCCAAGCGCAACTGTTAATTTAGGTGTTCTAGTCATTCTTTCAACGTTTGGATAAATCTAACAcaatttgtaataattttataaaacctaCAACTCAATCCACTGTTATACCAAAAATGATTTAACATGCAATCTCGACACAGCTTTCTAATCATAACTCGCCTACATGGTTTTGCTCCGGAAAACACCTCTTCTTTAGCAGTTTCGAGTCACCTGCTCGTTACAACTATATACTCAACCATAAACACATTTGAGCCACTAGGTTTACTGTAAAACGTATAAGTGAAGACGTGCATGTTTGTGTTTGTACAATGTATCAACACTATACAAGAAATTAAGCAACAAGTTCTTCTTTCGCAAAACACCTGCTACTCACTACCGCCTGTATTTCTGCAACTGACCGTGTCCCAACAGGTTGTGTTATAGGAATAACGTAGAATGTTCAAAGTTATGCGTGAATACTAAAGAAGGAACCACATCCCTAGCTTTGTTTGTTGTACTTTTATGTAAGTGAGAAAATTGAAGAATTGTTGGCGACTGGGGTTTAGCAGCGTCACAACTTTGATACTTTGGTTTTTGCTGCAGTAAAGTCGATAAGGTAATTATAGTTGCGATGTGAAAATTAAAAGTACACTGATTAACTAATTTTACTACAAAGACACTAAATTAATAGCTACATAACAGGCGTGCAGAAACGCGGAAATGAAAGAATAATACTTATTTGTCCTCGCGTAAAGGcgcaaagacagtcgttatagtaTACTatgtggtaagatgggataccattagcacatgcACATATTGCCCgattattttgaaacattaatAACGGTTTTTAGAGTCGCACGGCTACGGCTATATACctttgtaaatgttctttgtttactaaaagacgaaaaatagaatgaaaatgtcccatcttaccccaccctaccaaaAAACACAGGTTCTGTTTAAGACACCTCGTGGTTGTAACTAAATCTGTAAACTTAACGGCCATTAGGATGTATAATAGTGCATATACTAAAAACAGGATAGTTAAGATCAAGGAAATAAAAGGCCTTGAGTTATGTATACACAAATCCATGGAACGAAAGTCTCAACGGCAAATAAACGTCTTGCTATAGAAttaagagaaaaaaaaatcaataaaatattttactgggAAGTGCAATTATGCAGGAAAGTTTACGAAAATCTGAAGTATAGAGCCGCGTCTATACTTGACATACAGCTGTGGCGCGAGTTGTTCCGTCGTCGTGATTTTCACTGTCTTGGTcgtttttgttctttttcccTCTCAGGGACATGGGATCAAACAGCTTTTCTAGCCTTTCAGCAGCGGTGAGAACTTTACCTTTTGGTTTGTCGGTCTCTATGTTAGAATCTGTACCATTGGGTGTTTGTGGGGTAggtggtaaatttaaattttctttagcGATTACTTTTCTATAAACGGGGAGAGGATCGACATGTACATGCACTGCGCTCGTCGTAGGCGCCGCTGTTTCGGGCACTGACGCTTCATTTACCGATGCACCATTGTCTCTATCATTAGACAAAGTTGGCGATGCCTGTGTTGTGTCTGACTCTTGAGTGTCACTTTGTACTTCTTCTGAGACTTCATCAGTGCTTGTATATGCAGAGTTTATAATGCCGCCTCCGTTGCTCCGTTCTTCGGATGAGGAGCTACAAAGATCGCTGATGTCTATGCTTTCGTAAAGAGCCTCAGCGGCGTTTCCCGATCCGCCAGCAAGGCCGACTTGAATGGGTTTGTTTGCACTTTTTCGAGGTAATGTAAAACCACCTTTCAGTATAGTTGCGCGTTTTTGCCATTCTGCAAACACGTACTTCCCTCTCTGCAATGAACTTTTATAGTTAGTTTGGACCAAGCTATAAAAAGTCgcaaaaatatagaaatttgGGATTAGCCAAATATTGCTAacggtggctgtacacagtatccggcgagCGAAATCGCGTGCGAAATTTTAATCAGTTTGATCTCCAGCGTCGCattcgaagaaataaatataagttacacGCTCCgttagttattattattttacataccCGTGTCTGTCGTCTGTAATACCCGatacataataaacaaatgacGAGTAGAAGAAGGAATAGGACGACTCCTACGACTATCCACCACCAAATAGCTCCTGCTGTAAAGTAACAttactttaacattttaaaattctaaatGGTTACATTGTTTGGCCTCTATAGCAGTGAGTAAATGCAACATATATGACGGCTTTATAAACCTGAAAATAATGGACGACATTCGACACCATCATGAGTAAACCCAGTATTGCAAGTACATGTAAAATTTCcaattgtgttggtacaagtagcatttgcatggcagttgtgtgtacccaatgcacattcatcaatatctgtgcatgatacaccatcaccagtataACCACTCTTGCAAGAACAAGCAAAACTTCCATTCGTGTTGGTACAAGTAGCACTTGCATTGCAGCCGTGTGAAGCCAGtgtacattcatcaatatctgtgcatgttACACCATCGCCGCTGTAACCTTTATAGCACGAACAGGTGTGGCTTCCGACAGTATTGGTACAATTCGCCCATCGGCTgcaattaaaaatgttcaactCGCACtcatcaatatctgtacaTTTCGCACCATCGCCGCTGTATCCATTGTTACAAACACAAGTAAAGCTTCCGGGAGTGTTTACACAAGAAGAATTCACACTGCAGTTGTGGGAATTTAAagcacattcatttatttcaatGCAGTTTATCCCACTGCCAGAATACCCAGAGTTGCAAGAGCATTTTGCGCTTCCATTTATGGTTGTACATTGGGCATTTATGTCACAGTTTTCAGATAAGCACAGATCCAGATATGTGCATGTTATACCAataccagtaaacccagttttgcaagtacatatataacttccaattgtgttggtacaattTGCATTTGTGTCGCAGTTGTCAGTATTTaatgcacattcatcaatatctgtgcatgattcaccatcaccagtaaacccaggcATGCAAGTACATATATaacttccaattgtgttggtacaattTGCATTTGTGTCGCAGTTGTCAGTACCCAatgcattcatcaatatctgtgcatgattcaccatcaccagtaaacccagtatgCAAGCACATTTAAAATTTCCTATGGTGTTGGTACAATTAGCACTTGCAttgcagttgtgtgtacccacagtgcattcatcaatatctgtgcatgatacaccatcaccagtaataCCAGTATTGCaagcacatgtaaaacttccaattgtgttggtGCAAGTAGCACTTCTAttgcagttgtgtgtacccacagtgcattcatcaatatctgtgcatgatacaccatcaccagtataCCAGTATTGCAAGCACATGTAAAATTCCCAATGGTGTTGGTACATATTGCACTTTTATTACAGTTATCTGTACCCAATgaacattcatcaatatccgTACAATTCAAACCATCGCCACTGTATCCAGCATGACAAGAACACACAGGGCTTCCAGAGCCTGTGTTACACGCAGCGTTGTTGTTGCAGACCAGTCCGATGTCAGAACAGACCGTTTTGTTGCAAACCACTCCGTCGCCATCGAAACCACTGTTACATTTGCACGTATAGTTCCCAGGTATGTTATTGCATGTGGCGTTGGCatggcagttgtgtgtacccaatgtgcattcatcaatatccaAACATGATACACCAttaccagtaaacccagtattgcatgcacatgtaaaacttccaattgtgttggtacaagtaGCATTTGTATTGCACTTGTGTGTACCCAAAACACATTCATTAATATCTGTGCAGtttacaccatcaccagtaaacccagtattacaagcacatgtaaaacttccaattgtgttggtacaagtaGCACTTGTATTGCAGTTGTGAGTTCccaatgcacattcatcaatatctgtgcatgataCACCGGTTTTAACGAATCCTTCTTTACAAACACAATTAAAACTCCCAAATGTATTTTGACAGTTGGAATTCGATGCGCAGGTGTGTGTACCATCAGTGCATTCATCGTTATCTGTAAATACACTTTCATTAACAAACCTAAAACAccgttttaatttgttttatattacgtAATGAACGtgtgtttaaaaacagaaaaaaactacaacgttttttgttaaagAGACATACCAACCAAAAATCGAAGCTGGAATATTGATTGAAATGCCTAAATGGGATCTAAATTTTTTTCTCACGCGattgttttaaaagctgttttgtttttttccgtttttttttctcacaATTTGCTGTGGAAATTGaacaataatttgtttacatttacataACGTATCCTTACCTGCAGCCAATGTCGATGTCGATACAGGCCCGCAAAGTAAATTTGCGTTACAACCTCGAACTGCTACAGTGATGGAGCTTGTTG from Ciona intestinalis unplaced genomic scaffold, KH HT000105.2, whole genome shotgun sequence includes the following:
- the LOC113475111 gene encoding fibrillin-2-like isoform X1, whose protein sequence is MYQHHWEFYMCLQYWYTGDGVSCTDIDECTVGTHNCNRSATCTNTIGSFTCACNTGITGDGVSCTDIDECTVGTHNCNASANCTNTIGNFKCACILGLLVMVNHAQILMNALGTDNCDTNANCTNTIGSYICTCMPGFTGDGESCTDIDECALNTDNCDTNANCTNTIGSYICTCKTGFTGIGITCTYLDLCLSENCDINAQCTTINGSAKCSCNSGYSGSGINCIEINECALNSHNCSVNSSCVNTPGSFTCVCNNGYSGDGAKCTDIDECELNIFNCSRWANCTNTVGSHTCSCYKGYSGDGVTCTDIDECTLASHGCNASATCTNTIGDFGCSSSTSETATMLTVIVGALLCVATILL
- the LOC113475111 gene encoding fibrillin-2-like isoform X2; amino-acid sequence: MYQHHWEFYMCLQYWYTGDGVSCTDIDECTVGTHNCNRSATCTNTIGSFTCACNTGITGDGVSCTDIDECTVGTHNCNASANCTNTIGNFKCACILGLLVMVNHAQILMNALGTDNCDTNANCTNTIGSYICTCMPGFTGDGESCTDIDECALNTDNCDTNANCTNTIGSYICTCKTGFTGIGITCTYLDLCLSENCDINAQCTTINGSAKCSCNSGYSGSGINCIEINECALNSHNCSVNSSCVNTPGSFTCVCNNGYSGDGAKCTDIDECELNIFNCSRWANCTNTVGSHTCSCYKGYSGDGVTCTDIDECTLASHGCNASATCTNTNGNFGCSSSTSETATMLTVIVGALLCVATILL